One segment of Carya illinoinensis cultivar Pawnee chromosome 1, C.illinoinensisPawnee_v1, whole genome shotgun sequence DNA contains the following:
- the LOC122317644 gene encoding pentatricopeptide repeat-containing protein At3g48810 has protein sequence MYLKEGRSLLLKVHKPSIPFVLNTNPILNPHQPLDEQKQSLLRESDVLNRLKREGDVVLALDYFRSIANSGTFKHTPLTYQTMIEKLDREENQTDAVQYLLHQMKLDGIGCSEELFVSVIKAYRRAGLAEQALKTFYRIREFGCEPTVKIYNHLLDSLLGENRFQMINPIYSNMKRDGMEPNVFTYNILLKALCKNDRVDGARKLLEEMSKKGCSPDAVSYTTVVSTLCRVGKLEEARELAMMFEPCVSVYNALINGFCREYKFEEVFKLLVEMMDKVVDPNVITFSAIISSLCDVGKVGLGLAVFAQMFRRGCKPNIYTFTSLIKGYLLGSRQCEALEMWSQMIREGFVPNVVAHNTLIHGLCSCGNMGKAVSICNEMERNGCFPNVTTYSTLIDGFAKAGNFIGASETWNKMITHGCQPNVVAYTCMVDVLCRNYMFNQAHSLIENMTTEACPPNTVTFNAFIKGLCGNGRLDWALNMLEQMERYGCFPNITTYNELLNGLFKAKRFREAFGLYREIKDKEIEPNLVTCNTILHGFCSAGMPQETLQVLGKMLVGGIKPDTITYNTIIYAYCKQGKVKSAIQLLDRNCVAEEWHPDVIGYTTLIWGISNWIGNDEANFYLRRMINEGIYPNFTTWNVLVRCFFSNLGHMGPIHILDDIVSNG, from the coding sequence ATGTACTTGAAAGAAGGGCGTTCCTTATTGTTGAAAGTCCACAAGCCTTCTATCCCCTTTGTGCTAAACACAAACCCAATTCTCAATCCCCATCAACCCCTAGATGAACAGAAACAGTCCCTTCTCAGAGAAAGCGACGTCCTAAACAGATTGAAACGCGAGGGCGACGTCGTTTTGGCCTTGGATTACTTCAGGTCCATTGCCAATTCAGGGACCTTCAAGCACACCCCATTAACGTACCAAACCATGATTGAGAAACTCGATCGGGAAGAGAACCAAACTGATGCCGTGCAATATTTATTGCACCAAATGAAGTTGGACGGAATTGGTTGCTCCGAGGAGTTGTTTGTGAGTGTTATAAAGGCTTATCGGCGAGCCGGGTTGGCAGAGCAAGCCTTGAAGACGTTTTACAGGATAAGGGAATTTGGGTGTGAGCCAACGGTGAAGATTTACAATCAtttattggattctttgcttggTGAGAATAGGTTTCAGATGATTAATCCGATATATAGTAATATGAAGAGAGATGGGATGGAGCCAAATGTGTTTACGTATAACATTCTCTTGAAGGCGTTGTGTAAGAATGATAGGGTCGATGGTGCACGCAAGTTGCTTGAGGAAATGTCGAAGAAAGGGTGCTCTCCAGATGCAGTGAGCTATACAACTGTAGTGTCAACATTGTGCAGGGTTGGTAAGCTGGAGGAAGCGAGGGAGCTCGCAATGATGTTTGAACCCTGTGTGTCGGTTTATAATGCATTGATAAATGGGTTTTGCAGAGAATACAAGTTTGAAGAGGTGTTCAAGTTGTTAGTTGAGATGATGGATAAAGTGGTTGATCCTAATGTCATCACATTCTCAGCTATCATCAGTTCTCTTTGTGATGTGGGGAAAGTTGGATTGGGTCTTGCAGTGTTTGCCCAGATGTTTAGGAGAGGATGTAAACCCAATATTTACACGTTTACTTCATTGATAAAGGGGTATCTCTTGGGAAGTAGACAATGTGAAGCACTTGAAATGTGGAGCCAAATGATTCGAGAGGGATTTGTGCCCAATGTTGTTGCGCACAACACTCTAATACACGGTCTCTGCTCCTGTGGAAATATGGGTAAAGCCGTATCTATTTGTAATGAGATGGAGAGAAATGGCTGTTTTCCAAATGTGACTACATATAGCACTCTCATTGACGGCTTTGCAAAAGCTGGGAACTTTATTGGTGCATCTGAGACATGGAACAAGATGATAACGCATGGTTGTCAACCAAATGTTGTGGCATATACCTGCATGGTGGATGTCCTTTGTAGGAATTATATGTTTAACCAAGCTCATAGTCTTATAGAGAATATGACTACTGAAGCTTGTCCTCCAAATACGGTTACATTCAACGCTTTTATCAAAGGGTTATGTGGCAATGGAAGACTGGACTGGGCTCTAAACATGCTTGAGCAGATGGAGAGATATGGGTGTTTTCCCAACATCACAAcatataatgaattattgaatGGTCTCTTTAAGGCAAAAAGATTCAGAGAGGCTTTTGGACTTTATAGGGAGATAAAAGACAAGGAGATTGAGCCGAATTTGGTGACTTGTAATACCATTTTGCATGGATTTTGCAGTGCTGGTATGCCTCAGGAGACCTTGCAGGTTCTTGGAAAAATGCTGGTTGGAGGAATAAAGCCCGATACCATCACATATAACACAATAATTTATGCTTACTGTAAGCAGGGAAAGGTTAAATCTGCCATCCAACTTTTGGACAGGAATTGTGTTGCAGAAGAGTGGCACCCTGACGTAATAGGGTACACTACTCTTATTTGGGGGATCTCTAATTGGATAGGTAATGATGAAGCCAATTTTTATCTTCGCAGGATGATCAATGAAGGTATTTACCCCAACTTCACTACCTGGAACGTGTTAGTCCGTTGTTTCTTCAGCAACTTAGGTCATATGGGGCCAATTCACATTTTAGATGATATCGTGAGTAACGGATAA
- the LOC122317660 gene encoding ER membrane protein complex subunit 6-like, with translation MVGHNDSSVAEKKSSDPTNDIPNFNAENLQSNMKTIYYSRTFLSIIGGVIAGISGFTGLTGFILYFLVMAITSVGLIAKAGFSIHSYFDSWNRVVLDGFFSGLMSFVLFWTFAYDIVHIF, from the exons ATGGTGGGACATAATGATTCTAGTGTGGCTGAGAAGAAATCAAGTGATCCCACGAATGACATTCCAAACTTCAATGCTGAGAATCTGCAAAGTAACATGAAAACTATATATTACAG ccgGACTTTTCTGTCTATTATTGGTGGGGTCATTGCTGGAATTTCGGGATTCACAGGCTTGACTGGGTTTATCCTTTATTTCCTAGTCATGGCAATCACTTCGGTTGGGTTAATAGCGAAGGCAGGGTTTTCAATTCATTCATACTTCGATAGCTGGAACCGGGTTGTACTTGATGGGTTTTTTAGTGGGCtcatg TCATTCGTGCTATTCTGGAC ATTTGCCTATGACATCGTGCACATATTCTGA